The genomic stretch gccttcttctcgtacaagcaccgcgctaatggtttgatcggatgccgctaagtataagaaaatcacttcggcatctgttggagcagagagaattggaagctcggctaaataacttttgagctcgtcaaaagcctttttctgctctatgacttcagagacgatttagtcttcccggcagggagagcgtcaatagttaggattactccatcatattgcggctcgttgtcgtcttcgggatcctgttgccttttcggatcctgaggagcgcagttcgcacctccctgctttttgttccttttcggctgcttgctttggtatttttttaatgtccctgctttcacaagggcatcaatacctgcagccaaatatcggcactcctcggtatcgtgaccgtagtcttgatggaaggagcaatattgatcctgaggtcggcgcgcggccgatttcgtcatccaccttggcttttcgaacatatcggaatgcagttcgaaaatttccgctcttgacttgttcaatggtacgaactgagcgggcggcttctcaggattgagacgtggtcccaatctgccttgtaccggtgccctttgaattctttcaaaaggagttcggcgaggaaacctctgatcgctatgatcgggcttcttttcgtctcctctagatgagctgtctaaagaccgttttcgacggtctgcctcatcggcacgggagaactggtccgcaatgtcccacatctcttgagctgtttgcggactgcattccacgagctttctgtagagagctccgggcaggattccattttggaatgctgaaatgacaagcagatcgttgagatcgtctacttgcaggcattccttgtggaatcttgtcataaagtcgctgattttttcgtcgcgaccttgacgaatagaaagcagctgagccgaagtgatccgggcttccgctttctgaaagaacctcctgtggaaagcatccattagatctcggtaggatctaatgctgccttgaggaaggctgtcgaaccaccttctggcgttcccgatgagcagctcggggaacagcttgcacatgtggacctcgttgagaccctggttcgccatgttatattgatagcgtcccaagaaatcatgaggatccacgagtccgttataggttatcgacggagttcggtagttccgcggcaaaggagttcgggtgatatcgtccgagaacggagtctttaatgctccgtacatggcgaacccgacatctcttcggtacggaggagatggagttctcctgtggttccggtaccgaggaggaacaggaacatgtcggggttgaggattctttctcctggaagacacgtcactactgcggtagtgactttcatgtctggatgaggagggagaacccgccgttgtcttctccggctgttggctcttctgcaggaaggttaagaactcctcctgcttctcggccaagaacagcttgacagcttcatttaaatcgggctgctgggaagactcggtgcgatctctcttggagtggcttgttccttcttcgtgagaaccggaggtagatgtctcccgaggccgtttttcagacctgcgagctggactagcttcctcacggttatcacgaacggcattatgggtgttacgtgatctggtacgcatttttggggtggaaaagggtcaaaaattcgctttatcacaaattttgttcttcgtttcccacagacggcgccagtgatggctCCGCGAATTTTCGacggtgatgaatgcaggaagatgcagatcacgacacagagattttacgtggttcgatttactgaggtaaatctacgtccacgggaagaaatgagggcagagttgtattgcttgatctgttttcttacagcttacaatacagacttgctattttgtatttgatctctagaaagcgagagagtctaacagaacttaaccctatctatctgatctaggttctatttatacattgaacctagatcgtggcatgcagccatttactaggtagtggatgtcgtggagatcgtggcgatcttgcatgggtccactatcctgcatgagttaatgactgcttgacaccactaaatagatcgtgggtggtggaggtggaaatcctgtatgagtctactatctcctagttcggtcgaatactgagaccgaactgctgaattatggccgagcagcttttgccgatctgagagtagagcttgatgccgacctgagagcagagtttgattggttggcttttaccgagctgtaggctggggccgacctctttggttgtgccgaactgaactctttagtcatgccggactgatactctttagtcatgccgaactgatactctttcttgggctttaggcagatgggctttactgctgttgggcttgtttagtacgtactccatcataaAGCATGCAGCCAATTTGTAGTTTCAGTAGTTTTAAGCGTTTCCACAACGTTTTCTCATAATTTTCCGaagtttaatttctttttcgGACTTGAGTTCTAAGGAAATTCCAATTTAtacatatcaattttatttttaaaaattcctcGTTTCCAGATCTTTCATTGATTGCCAACAAAATACAGTTTTCGTTTCTCGTTGATCGTTAAGAAATCGAAGTGTGAAAGAGCATCGGGCGATGAGCGGAAGTGGCGGATCAGCGGAGGatatggagaagaagaaggagaaggcgCGGGTGAGCAGAACGTCTCTGATTCTGTGGCACGCGCATCAAAACGACGTCGCGGCCGTGAGAAGGCTTTTGGAGGAGGATTCCTCTTTGGTGAACGCCAGAGACTACGATAATCGGACTCCTCTCCACGTCGCTGCTATCCACGGCTGGGTCGACATTGCCAAGTGTCTTCTCGACTACAAAGCTGACATTAACGCCCAGGATCGATGGAGGAACACGGTGAGCCTATATTGTGTGTCCATGCAGCTTTTCATTACTCGATTTCGATGACCTGCTTGGCTAATAGTTGTTGCTGACTGAATCGTTGTGATACTGTTTGTTTCAGATATGTTTGATTCGTGAATTGCTGAAAATATACTGTGGTTTTCTGTTAACTATTTTTATAACTGAATTTTGTAACAGCCTTTAGCTGATGCTGAAGGAGCTAAAAGATCTCGGATTATTGTATTATTGAAGTCGTATGGAGGACTGTCTTATGTAGGTTCTTCCCTTTGTCACTATCTTACAGCCTTGAAGATTTTTTATTAATGGTTTTTTGCAAAGACCTGTTTCTGATTGCACATAGATTTGTGAGGttagtataattatttttgtttatgtaTTTGCTGATATCCTCTGTTTCCCCTTTTACTTTCTGTCTTGTTGTTAAGCCGGAGATTTTCTGTTTCTCAAGTATAACTTGGGATTGAAATTGAAATCATAGGATgccatcttttatttttttcgtgGAGCTTCTCTACATGTTATCTTTCCTGACCTAAATGAATCATCATTTAATGAGACGAGATGCATGAGATGGCTGAATTATtagaaaaatttaatattataaaccCATTCTATAGTTTCTTAGTTTGATACTTTGAGTGGGGGCATATTGCAGGGCCAGAATGGAAGCCATTTTGAGCCAAGGCCTGTTGCACCCCCTCTACCTAACAAGTGTGACTGGGAGATCGAGCCTTCTGAGCTGGACTTCGCAACCTCGACTCTGATAGGGAAGGTCTGAATTCATGTGCAGAACACTAATGAATGTTTCCTGCTTGAAGCAGCAATCCTATTCACTATATTCCTTTTAAGTATAGTAATTTAGAAAGCAATGCTCTTGTTTTGATATGTTACTAGAAACTCTTGCTgatgacaacttatattgtTAGGGGTCTTTCGGGGAGATACTAAAAGCTGGTTGGCGAGGAACACCTGTCGCTGTGAAACGCATCCTGCCCAACCTTTCAGATGATAAATTGGTGATGTATGTCTTCCACTCTTCCTCAGTAATGATATCATTCATACAGTGTGAAACTTCCCATTTCTGCCTTTTTTCATGCATTTCTGATTCCTGAATGGAGCTTGTGGTCATACAACGTTGGCATATCTTACTTCTGGGTCCGAAATTGTTCTATAGGATGTGccatttatttttgtttggccTATCAATGGCATCATTGATATGAAGTTTTTGAGTTGACACCACACTATGTGTTATTTCTGGCCTTTTCTTCCTAGCATTAAGATAGTTATCTGAATCTCTTGCTCTGAGTTCAGCCAGGACTTCAGGCATGAGGTCAATTTGCTTGTGAAGCTTCGTCATCCAAATATTGTCCAGTTTCTAGGAGCTGTTACTGAAAGGAAGCCCTTAATGTTGGTTACAGAATACTTGAGAGGGGTAAATGAATGTTCTATCTGTCCGCATTAAAAATTATCCTTTGAAATATGGAAAGTTAATATAACCTGAGCCCTGTTTTATAATCATTTTAAACAGGGTGATTTGCATCAGCATCTTAAGGGAAAAGGGTCGCTCACTCCATCAACGGCAGTCAATTTTGCACTAGATATTGCCAGGTACTCAATCTAGTTAATAATCTTTCACTCTGTTCCATAAAGAAAATCAGTCATCTGTTTATCAACCGCTGAATCTACTACTTTGGAGGACTACTTTAATTTTGTTGCATGAGAAAGAAATACCTGTTAGATACATAGAATTTGGAGCATAGTAGTTTGATTTCTGCAATTTTCTTTTGGGCAGAGGCATGGCATATCTCCATAGTGAGCCAAATGTTATAATACACAGAGATTTGAAGCCAAGGTTAGTTTCTTTTATGGCGGTAAAAGGGTAAATGATTTTCTTAATACATCTACATTGTGCTGCCTCTCATTGTATCACGCAAAATACATGTAAAAAAATACTGTGAAATTTTGGTGTATCATCTGTATGCTGAACCTCAGAGATACCCAGTCTCCCATCTGAGGTTACAAGGCAATATCTGTGTATGGTTTGTTTCCAGGAATGTTCTTCTTGTCAACTCAAATGCCGATCATTTAAAAGTAGGAGATTTTGGGCTAAGCAAGCTCATAAAGGTGCAACATTCTCATGATGTATACAAATTGACTGGCGAGACTGGAAGCTGTGAGTTTATTTAGAAATGTGGTTCATTCAAAGCTGGAAGTTATGGCTAGTCCTTAACACTTTACCTTTCTCTGTGATTTCATTAGATCGTTATATGGCGCCTGAAGTCTTCAAGCACAGGAAGTATGATAAGAAAGTTGATGTGTACTCTTTCGCAATGATATTATATGAGGTATTTTGTTGTATTTAATCCACAAAAAGATATATGAGGAATTTGTGTATCATCAAATCCACCATCAAGGAACTATATACTATTGCAGATGCTTGAAGGTGAGCCACCAATGGCAGCTTATGAACCATATGAAGCTGCTAGATATGTGTCTGAAGGACACAGACCGATGTTCAAGGCCAAAGGCTACACATCTGAATTGAGAGAGTAAGTATGAAAATAGTGAAGTAGCATGATATGAAGTGAGGCTcgtatattaattataaatggctgaactatttttttttgtaaaaatctgATGAGATTGTTTCAAGTTGACGTGAACATAggcaataaattatttactgAGATCAGAACAGTGCTAGAAGTGTTTACTTGAACTGTAGGATAGTGATCTGCGTACTTTGATAATAATAAGAATGTTGGTCACAGAAGATCACACCTCAGCAAAAATGTCTATAATG from Salvia splendens isolate huo1 chromosome 4, SspV2, whole genome shotgun sequence encodes the following:
- the LOC121801642 gene encoding integrin-linked protein kinase 1-like isoform X1, giving the protein MSGSGGSAEDMEKKKEKARVSRTSLILWHAHQNDVAAVRRLLEEDSSLVNARDYDNRTPLHVAAIHGWVDIAKCLLDYKADINAQDRWRNTPLADAEGAKRSRIIVLLKSYGGLSYGQNGSHFEPRPVAPPLPNKCDWEIEPSELDFATSTLIGKGSFGEILKAGWRGTPVAVKRILPNLSDDKLVIQDFRHEVNLLVKLRHPNIVQFLGAVTERKPLMLVTEYLRGGDLHQHLKGKGSLTPSTAVNFALDIARGMAYLHSEPNVIIHRDLKPRNVLLVNSNADHLKVGDFGLSKLIKVQHSHDVYKLTGETGSYRYMAPEVFKHRKYDKKVDVYSFAMILYEMLEGEPPMAAYEPYEAARYVSEGHRPMFKAKGYTSELRELTEQCWAPDMNHRPPFLEILKGLEKIKETLTSDHHWHLFSSS
- the LOC121801642 gene encoding integrin-linked protein kinase 1-like isoform X2; this encodes MSGSGGSAEDMEKKKEKARVSRTSLILWHAHQNDVAAVRRLLEEDSSLVNARDYDNRTPLHVAAIHGWVDIAKCLLDYKADINAQDRWRNTGQNGSHFEPRPVAPPLPNKCDWEIEPSELDFATSTLIGKGSFGEILKAGWRGTPVAVKRILPNLSDDKLVIQDFRHEVNLLVKLRHPNIVQFLGAVTERKPLMLVTEYLRGGDLHQHLKGKGSLTPSTAVNFALDIARGMAYLHSEPNVIIHRDLKPRNVLLVNSNADHLKVGDFGLSKLIKVQHSHDVYKLTGETGSYRYMAPEVFKHRKYDKKVDVYSFAMILYEMLEGEPPMAAYEPYEAARYVSEGHRPMFKAKGYTSELRELTEQCWAPDMNHRPPFLEILKGLEKIKETLTSDHHWHLFSSS